One window from the genome of Candidatus Synechococcus calcipolaris G9 encodes:
- a CDS encoding MAPEG family protein, whose translation MDLNVSWLLGCSLLVATILIYFPYCFVVAGRVQAGFDPAAPRALFDKLPPYAQRATWAHENSFETFMPYAAAVLLALVTGVQTQTAAIAAVAFIGARFLFSICYIANIPLGRSLMFGISTAATLTLFVQSLQVL comes from the coding sequence ATGGATTTAAATGTGTCTTGGTTACTGGGATGCAGTTTGCTGGTAGCTACGATCCTGATTTACTTTCCCTATTGCTTTGTGGTTGCCGGGCGAGTTCAGGCTGGATTTGATCCGGCGGCTCCCCGCGCCCTATTTGATAAATTGCCCCCCTATGCCCAACGGGCCACTTGGGCCCATGAAAATTCCTTTGAAACCTTTATGCCCTATGCCGCAGCAGTTCTTTTGGCTCTGGTGACGGGGGTGCAGACCCAAACGGCGGCGATCGCTGCGGTTGCATTTATCGGGGCCCGGTTTTTGTTTTCGATTTGTTATATTGCCAACATTCCCCTGGGCCGCTCCCTCATGTTTGGTATTAGTACTGCTGCTACCTTGACGCTCTTTGTCCAAAGCTTGCAAGTCCTCTAG
- the cphA gene encoding cyanophycin synthetase, whose amino-acid sequence MKILKLQTLRGPNYWSIRRQKLIVMRLDLETLADSPSNQIPGFVDGLIRVLPSLYDHFCSLGHEGGFLTRLREGTYLGHIIEHVALELQELAGMPVGFGRTRETGTPGIYQVVFEYQTDQAGRYAGRAAVRLCQSIIDTGTYPQHELDQDISDLRDLKAEASLGPSTEAIVKEAEARHIPWCELSSRSIIQLGYGSKSHRMQATLSDRTGILAVELAGDKEGAKQLLADAGIPVPKGTTIRYLDELENAIADIGGYPIVIKPLDGNHGRGITIDIDTWDRAEEAYEIASTVSKSVIVERFYPGRDYRVLVINGKIIAVAERVPAHVLGDGHSTIQELIDLTNTDPQRGDGHTNVLTRIEVNHDTWELLDRQGFSLDTVLKDGEICYLRATANLSTGGIAVDRTDEIHPQNSWICQRAAQVIGLDIAGIDVVCPDISKPMPEVGGVIVEVNAAPGFRMHTNPSKGIARNVAEPVLNMLFPPGVSPRIPIFSITGTNGKTTTTRLVAHICKQTGQNVGYTTTDGIYIGDYLVEKGDTTGPQSAHLILRDPTVDIAVLETARGGILRSGLGFDHCDVGVVLNVQADHLGLGDIDTIEQLADLKAVVVESAWPNGYAVLNADDPLVAGMARQVKAQVAYFSMDANSPVIKQHIQQGGLAAVYENGYLSILKGDWTLRIEQAVNVPVTLGGRANFMIANALAASLATFAQGIAIEHIRAALTTFRTSVEQTPGRMNLLELGSFSALVDYAHNPAGYAAVGEFVQKWPGQRIGVVGGPGDRRDQDLEQLGELSASIFNWIIIKEDDDPRGRPRGDAAHWIQRGVSHHAVQPDCTIIHDEVEAINHALSQAPEGSLVVILPADVTRTIRLIEEHRQRQGNSLNGTNGNGYYLAEAAPSPDLNPATGV is encoded by the coding sequence ATGAAAATTCTCAAATTACAAACATTACGTGGGCCGAACTATTGGAGCATCCGACGGCAAAAGCTGATTGTGATGCGCCTCGATTTAGAGACCCTCGCGGATAGTCCCTCGAATCAGATTCCCGGTTTTGTGGATGGCTTAATTCGTGTCCTACCCAGTTTGTATGATCACTTTTGTTCCCTAGGCCATGAGGGAGGGTTTTTGACCCGTTTGCGGGAAGGCACCTATTTGGGCCACATTATTGAGCATGTCGCCCTAGAACTTCAGGAACTTGCGGGAATGCCCGTGGGTTTTGGGCGTACCCGTGAAACTGGCACCCCTGGCATCTATCAGGTGGTCTTTGAATACCAAACGGATCAGGCCGGTCGCTATGCTGGTCGGGCCGCCGTTCGTCTCTGTCAAAGCATTATTGATACGGGAACCTACCCCCAGCACGAGCTAGACCAAGACATTAGCGATTTACGGGATCTGAAAGCAGAAGCCTCCCTCGGCCCCAGCACCGAAGCCATTGTCAAAGAAGCCGAAGCCCGTCATATTCCCTGGTGCGAACTGAGTAGTCGTTCTATTATTCAATTGGGCTATGGCTCAAAAAGTCATCGGATGCAGGCAACCCTCAGCGATCGCACTGGAATTTTAGCCGTTGAGTTAGCGGGGGATAAGGAAGGGGCAAAACAACTCTTAGCCGATGCCGGTATTCCCGTTCCAAAGGGGACAACCATTCGCTACCTAGATGAACTGGAAAATGCGATCGCCGATATTGGTGGCTATCCCATTGTGATAAAGCCCCTAGATGGCAACCATGGTCGTGGCATCACCATTGACATTGATACCTGGGATCGGGCCGAAGAAGCCTACGAAATTGCCAGCACGGTTTCTAAATCTGTGATTGTCGAGCGATTTTACCCTGGTCGTGATTACCGTGTCTTAGTGATTAACGGCAAAATTATTGCGGTGGCAGAGCGGGTTCCGGCCCATGTCCTGGGAGATGGTCACTCCACGATTCAAGAACTGATTGATCTAACCAATACCGATCCCCAGCGAGGCGATGGTCACACCAACGTTTTAACCCGAATTGAAGTCAATCACGATACCTGGGAATTATTAGATCGCCAAGGATTTAGCTTGGATACGGTTCTCAAGGATGGCGAAATTTGCTATCTCCGGGCCACGGCCAATTTAAGTACGGGCGGCATTGCCGTGGATCGCACCGATGAAATTCATCCCCAGAATAGTTGGATTTGCCAGCGGGCAGCCCAGGTCATTGGTCTAGATATTGCCGGGATTGATGTCGTTTGTCCCGATATTTCCAAACCGATGCCAGAGGTGGGGGGTGTCATTGTCGAAGTGAATGCGGCCCCAGGGTTTCGGATGCATACCAACCCCAGTAAGGGCATTGCCCGTAATGTGGCCGAACCGGTTCTCAATATGCTTTTCCCGCCGGGAGTCTCTCCCCGCATTCCCATTTTTTCCATTACCGGAACCAACGGCAAAACTACTACTACCCGCCTCGTTGCCCATATCTGTAAGCAAACGGGCCAGAATGTAGGCTATACCACCACCGATGGCATCTACATTGGCGACTATCTGGTAGAGAAGGGGGATACTACTGGCCCCCAAAGTGCCCATTTAATTCTCCGGGATCCCACTGTGGATATTGCGGTGCTAGAGACGGCCCGGGGGGGCATTCTCCGCTCTGGCCTAGGCTTTGATCACTGTGATGTCGGGGTGGTCTTGAATGTCCAGGCCGATCACTTGGGTTTGGGGGATATTGACACGATCGAGCAGTTGGCGGATCTAAAAGCTGTGGTGGTGGAGTCTGCTTGGCCCAATGGCTACGCGGTGCTGAATGCCGATGATCCCCTCGTGGCGGGCATGGCTCGTCAGGTGAAGGCCCAGGTAGCCTATTTCTCCATGGATGCCAATAGTCCGGTGATTAAACAGCATATTCAGCAGGGTGGTTTGGCCGCAGTTTACGAAAATGGCTATCTGTCCATCTTGAAGGGGGACTGGACCCTGCGCATTGAGCAGGCAGTGAATGTGCCTGTGACGCTAGGGGGACGGGCGAATTTCATGATTGCCAACGCATTGGCCGCCAGTTTAGCGACCTTTGCCCAGGGAATTGCTATCGAGCATATTCGAGCAGCCCTGACCACTTTTCGCACCTCGGTGGAGCAAACCCCCGGTCGGATGAATTTGTTAGAGCTGGGTTCCTTCAGTGCCTTGGTAGACTATGCCCATAATCCAGCCGGGTATGCGGCCGTGGGTGAGTTTGTCCAGAAATGGCCCGGTCAGCGGATTGGTGTAGTTGGTGGCCCGGGCGATCGCCGCGATCAGGATCTTGAACAACTGGGGGAACTGTCTGCCTCAATTTTTAACTGGATCATAATCAAGGAAGATGATGATCCCCGTGGCCGGCCCCGGGGGGATGCGGCCCATTGGATTCAGCGCGGTGTGAGTCACCATGCTGTTCAACCGGATTGCACCATTATTCATGACGAAGTGGAGGCCATTAATCATGCCCTGAGTCAGGCTCCTGAGGGCAGTTTAGTTGTTATTTTGCCCGCAGACGTGACTCGGACAATCCGCTTAATTGAAGAGCATCGCCAACGTCAAGGAAATAGTCTCAACGGCACCAATGGAAATGGCTATTATTTAGCGGAAGCGGCCCCTAGCCCTGACCTCAATCCAGCAACAGGAGTTTAG
- a CDS encoding cyanophycinase, which yields MLQLNPILTSPDASSAKSVVMAVGGAEDKVHGRQILTTFCQRSGGLDATIGVIPSASREPDAMGRLYHDIFMEIGVKAVEVLLVSDRSHGENPDLLERLERCSGVFMSGGDQLRLSSLLDETPLLEKLRHQVWQGQSVLAGTSAGAAVMGERMIASGGSNEPPNRSLVDMSTGLGFLPDVIVDQHFHNRNRLARLISAISAYPEKLGVGIDEDTCALFEADGHLKVLGRGAVTIVDPRDVSYTSYPHVDLTDPVSIYNLRVHILSDGDCYNLLTHRALHKTV from the coding sequence ATGTTACAACTTAATCCCATTCTGACTTCCCCTGATGCCTCCTCCGCTAAAAGTGTCGTCATGGCCGTTGGCGGAGCCGAAGACAAAGTGCATGGCCGGCAAATTTTAACCACATTTTGCCAGCGATCGGGGGGGCTGGATGCCACCATTGGCGTGATTCCCTCTGCTTCTCGGGAACCGGATGCCATGGGGCGACTTTACCACGATATTTTTATGGAAATTGGGGTCAAGGCGGTAGAAGTTCTCCTTGTGAGCGATCGCAGCCATGGGGAGAATCCAGACCTACTAGAGCGATTAGAGCGGTGCAGCGGCGTGTTTATGTCCGGTGGGGATCAGCTACGACTCTCCTCCCTTTTGGACGAAACCCCTCTCCTGGAAAAGCTGCGCCATCAAGTCTGGCAAGGACAGTCCGTATTGGCAGGAACCAGTGCCGGGGCCGCCGTCATGGGAGAGCGGATGATTGCCAGTGGTGGCAGTAACGAACCCCCCAACCGCTCCCTAGTGGATATGTCTACGGGTCTTGGCTTTTTGCCCGATGTGATTGTGGATCAGCATTTTCATAACCGCAATCGTCTAGCGCGGCTGATCAGTGCCATTTCTGCCTACCCAGAGAAGCTAGGGGTGGGCATTGATGAGGACACCTGTGCCCTTTTTGAAGCCGACGGCCATCTCAAGGTTTTAGGTCGGGGTGCCGTCACCATTGTGGATCCTCGGGATGTGAGCTACACCAGCTATCCCCATGTGGACTTAACGGATCCCGTAAGCATTTATAATCTGCGCGTCCATATACTGAGTGATGGAGACTGCTATAATTTGCTGACCCATCGCGCTCTCCACAAAACTGTCTAG
- a CDS encoding GGDEF domain-containing protein, producing the protein MPHGSCFFWDVPLTTLHASGDIFVAIAYFSIPLLLLINRHYVTPDLRPTLFLFAGFILSCGIGHGVAAWNIWHSDYWLEGSVKIFTAGISLLTAWQLSYYIPIFLRTRQDLAQTQEQVFTDALTGIGNRRGLDQAIGAGCVIQTQSDRPCRAVLMLMDLDNFKQINDTYGHPVGDQVLQQVAELLNRNTRSDDYVGRIGGDEFALLISGCDQDQAQKIAQKLQRLICNLHVEGNVPANSIHLGVSIGIIWIDCQQSPQQLYRAVDAALYQAKRRKNSICWAQEVEDLPDATININILQQE; encoded by the coding sequence ATGCCCCACGGAAGCTGCTTTTTTTGGGACGTTCCTTTAACAACGCTCCATGCTTCTGGGGATATCTTCGTGGCGATCGCCTATTTTTCAATTCCCCTTTTGCTATTAATCAATCGCCATTATGTTACCCCCGATCTGCGGCCAACGCTATTCCTATTTGCTGGGTTTATCCTCAGTTGTGGGATTGGCCATGGTGTTGCCGCCTGGAATATCTGGCATAGTGACTACTGGTTAGAGGGCAGCGTCAAGATATTTACTGCCGGAATTAGTCTCCTGACGGCTTGGCAATTAAGCTATTACATTCCAATTTTTTTACGCACCCGCCAAGATTTGGCCCAAACCCAAGAACAGGTGTTTACGGATGCCCTCACCGGCATTGGCAACCGTCGCGGACTAGATCAGGCCATTGGGGCAGGCTGTGTCATCCAGACCCAAAGCGATCGCCCCTGTCGTGCCGTCTTAATGTTGATGGATTTGGATAACTTTAAGCAAATCAACGATACCTATGGCCATCCCGTGGGCGATCAGGTATTGCAACAGGTGGCAGAACTTCTCAATCGTAATACCCGATCCGATGACTATGTGGGCCGCATCGGTGGCGATGAATTTGCCCTGCTGATTTCTGGTTGCGACCAAGACCAAGCCCAGAAAATAGCGCAAAAACTCCAGAGACTCATCTGTAATCTGCACGTAGAGGGAAACGTCCCAGCCAATTCTATCCATCTAGGAGTCAGTATTGGCATCATCTGGATTGACTGTCAGCAATCTCCGCAACAATTGTATCGAGCCGTAGATGCGGCACTCTACCAGGCAAAACGACGCAAAAACTCTATTTGCTGGGCCCAAGAGGTTGAGGATTTACCGGATGCAACGATCAACATAAATATACTACAACAAGAATAA
- a CDS encoding type II toxin-antitoxin system Phd/YefM family antitoxin → MQTVNIHQAKTNLSRLLSRVDRGEEIVIANRGIPIAKLVPFRTSIDRRASLGHDQGQIIVPDDFDQPLPEEILAAFDGDGE, encoded by the coding sequence ATGCAAACCGTCAATATCCATCAGGCTAAGACAAATCTTTCCCGACTACTATCCCGTGTAGATCGAGGAGAAGAGATTGTAATTGCCAATCGAGGTATCCCCATCGCCAAGCTAGTTCCCTTTCGGACATCGATAGATCGTCGCGCTAGCTTAGGGCATGACCAGGGGCAGATTATTGTCCCAGATGACTTTGATCAGCCTTTACCGGAGGAGATTTTAGCGGCCTTTGATGGTGATGGAGAGTGA
- a CDS encoding metal ABC transporter solute-binding protein, Zn/Mn family, which yields MAALLTSLKISIPKSFIGRIGSMMIMTTLAVGLGSCGGEPASEEGESPESMAAADTGITIVTTFLPITEFTTAVVGDRGTVTQLLPMNVDPHDFQAKPGDVQTLTQADVLVKNGLEMENFLEDLVANADNSNLTVIDTSAGIATIENDDIDGGSHGHDHGHDHSHDHGHSHDHGESETAGHHHHHGKYNPHIWLDPKRAIQQVENIRDGLIGVDEENAEIYTANAAAYIQQLQELDRQITEQLRPFRGRTFVVFHDFAPYFAESYGLNAEFLVDVPEDNPSPADVQRVMNTVQQSDLKTLLTEPGAGDSFAALAQDLGVNISTFDPLETGPTDAIEPGYYITTMNQNVQNIVSAFGGTTQQSYQPLWFSPASVAVVSQGLRF from the coding sequence ATGGCGGCCCTTCTTACTTCATTGAAAATCTCAATCCCCAAATCCTTTATTGGACGTATTGGCTCAATGATGATTATGACGACCTTGGCGGTGGGCTTGGGTAGTTGCGGGGGAGAACCCGCGTCAGAGGAAGGAGAGTCTCCCGAAAGTATGGCAGCGGCCGATACCGGTATCACCATTGTCACCACCTTTCTGCCGATCACGGAATTTACGACGGCCGTTGTGGGCGATCGCGGCACGGTTACCCAACTTTTGCCCATGAATGTTGACCCCCACGATTTTCAAGCGAAACCAGGGGATGTGCAAACCCTGACCCAAGCCGATGTGCTGGTCAAAAATGGTTTGGAAATGGAAAATTTCCTAGAGGATTTAGTGGCCAATGCCGATAATTCCAATCTGACCGTGATTGATACCAGCGCGGGAATTGCCACCATTGAAAACGATGACATTGACGGCGGTAGCCACGGCCATGATCATGGGCACGATCACAGTCATGATCACGGGCACAGCCACGATCATGGGGAAAGTGAGACAGCGGGCCATCATCACCACCACGGTAAATATAATCCCCACATCTGGCTAGATCCAAAACGGGCGATCCAGCAGGTGGAAAATATTCGGGATGGCCTGATCGGCGTTGATGAAGAAAATGCCGAGATTTATACCGCCAATGCCGCCGCCTACATTCAACAGCTTCAGGAATTGGATCGACAGATCACAGAGCAACTACGGCCCTTTAGGGGCAGAACATTTGTGGTATTCCATGATTTTGCTCCCTACTTTGCGGAAAGTTATGGTCTGAATGCGGAATTTTTGGTGGATGTACCTGAAGATAACCCTTCACCTGCGGATGTCCAGCGGGTGATGAACACGGTTCAACAGAGCGATCTGAAAACCCTACTCACGGAACCGGGTGCGGGAGACTCCTTTGCAGCCCTAGCCCAGGACTTGGGGGTAAACATCAGTACCTTTGATCCCCTGGAAACGGGGCCGACGGATGCCATAGAGCCAGGGTATTACATCACCACGATGAACCAAAATGTGCAAAATATTGTCTCGGCCTTTGGCGGAACAACCCAGCAGTCCTATCAACCCCTCTGGTTTTCCCCAGCATCGGTGGCGGTGGTTTCCCAAGGACTCAGATTTTAG
- a CDS encoding metal ABC transporter ATP-binding protein: MSEISEIVLAVQNLTVYRESHCAVEDVSFVLEAGTDTAIIGPNGAGKSSLVQAILGVIPSQRGQVFFLGQPLKKGGPQSRRLRQQVAYLPQNFLCDRRIPMTVEELVGLGWDYLSWQWPWQHHRQRQQAVSESLSRVGGDHLGHKLISDLSGGETKRVLLAYCLVRPRRLLILDEAPAGLDWRGEAEFYQLLDELKQEQGWAILQISHNLDRVRHYCDRVLCLNRQLLCEGLPDIMLTRDNLARAYGLEGVRYHHFH, from the coding sequence TTGTCAGAAATCTCAGAAATCGTATTGGCGGTACAGAATCTCACCGTCTATCGAGAAAGCCACTGTGCGGTGGAGGATGTCTCGTTTGTATTGGAAGCCGGAACCGATACGGCCATTATTGGCCCCAATGGTGCGGGCAAAAGTAGCCTGGTACAGGCCATTTTAGGCGTGATTCCCAGTCAAAGGGGTCAGGTTTTTTTCTTGGGACAACCCCTAAAGAAAGGAGGGCCCCAATCCCGTCGTCTACGGCAACAGGTGGCCTATCTGCCCCAAAATTTCCTCTGCGATCGCCGGATTCCCATGACCGTTGAAGAACTGGTGGGTTTGGGCTGGGATTATTTAAGTTGGCAATGGCCCTGGCAACACCATCGGCAGCGGCAGCAGGCGGTTTCTGAGAGTCTCAGTCGGGTGGGGGGCGACCATCTGGGCCATAAGCTGATTAGTGATCTTTCCGGGGGCGAAACCAAGCGGGTCTTGTTGGCCTATTGTTTGGTGAGGCCGCGACGACTGTTGATTTTGGATGAGGCCCCAGCGGGATTGGATTGGCGGGGGGAGGCGGAATTTTACCAACTTTTGGATGAACTCAAACAGGAGCAAGGCTGGGCCATTTTGCAGATTTCCCATAACTTAGATCGGGTGCGTCACTACTGCGATCGCGTCCTCTGTTTGAATCGGCAACTGCTGTGCGAAGGGCTACCGGATATTATGCTCACCCGTGATAATTTAGCCCGGGCCTATGGATTAGAAGGGGTGCGC